A region of Jonquetella anthropi DSM 22815 DNA encodes the following proteins:
- a CDS encoding YjiH family protein gives MKGEARSGNILKFVLCSLFGVFMFFYPLTIGGKSTIPVDHSISYIRANWASGAKLYVLLVMYCGALLPFLRKNWNKDGITTFFSIAKVCGAIFGTIFFFNMFSASPSMAWFWDKEVGPFLYNTLSTPVGLVIPIGSIFLAFLASFGLMEFTGELMTPIMRPVFKTPGRSAIDAVASFVGSYSIALIITNGVYRSGRYSAREAAIIATGFSTVSATFLLIVAKTLGLMDRWSMYFWVSLLVTFVVTALTARLWPLRSIPNTYFTGEKVEDPVRQGSIFQRAWEAGIETAEHTKPIFVLVWDNLKAGLNMAFAVIPSIMSVGLLGLVLATYTPLFNWFGYLFYPFFKVFGVSQALLGGKAAAVCLPEMFLPAMLIAGEGTALLKFVIAVVSISEILFFSASIPCVMGTDIPLSLRDILVIWFERVVLSVVITIPIAMLLGFSDVVAAAS, from the coding sequence ATGAAAGGCGAAGCTCGTTCTGGAAATATCCTGAAGTTTGTCCTGTGCAGCTTGTTTGGCGTTTTCATGTTCTTTTACCCTCTGACGATCGGCGGAAAGTCAACGATTCCTGTTGACCACAGCATCAGTTATATTCGAGCCAACTGGGCGTCCGGCGCGAAGCTCTACGTGCTGCTGGTCATGTACTGCGGCGCCCTGTTGCCCTTTTTGAGGAAGAACTGGAACAAGGACGGCATCACGACGTTCTTCTCGATCGCCAAGGTGTGCGGCGCGATTTTCGGGACGATCTTCTTTTTCAACATGTTCTCGGCCTCGCCGAGTATGGCGTGGTTCTGGGACAAAGAAGTCGGCCCGTTCCTGTACAACACCCTTTCGACGCCGGTCGGCCTAGTCATTCCCATCGGCTCCATCTTCCTGGCGTTTCTGGCTAGCTTCGGCCTGATGGAGTTCACCGGCGAGCTGATGACGCCGATCATGCGCCCGGTCTTTAAGACTCCCGGCCGCTCGGCGATCGACGCCGTAGCGTCGTTTGTGGGCAGCTATTCCATCGCCCTGATTATCACCAACGGCGTGTACCGCTCGGGGCGGTATTCGGCCAGAGAGGCCGCGATCATCGCGACGGGCTTTTCGACGGTTTCGGCCACGTTCCTTCTGATCGTCGCGAAAACGTTGGGACTGATGGACCGCTGGTCGATGTACTTCTGGGTGTCCCTGCTGGTGACGTTCGTCGTCACGGCCCTCACGGCTCGGCTGTGGCCCCTGCGCTCTATTCCGAACACGTACTTCACCGGCGAGAAGGTCGAAGACCCGGTCCGTCAGGGGAGTATCTTCCAGCGGGCGTGGGAAGCCGGCATCGAGACGGCCGAACACACAAAACCCATTTTCGTGCTGGTGTGGGACAACCTCAAGGCGGGGCTCAACATGGCGTTTGCGGTCATCCCGTCCATCATGTCGGTCGGCCTGCTCGGGCTGGTTCTGGCTACCTACACGCCGCTGTTTAACTGGTTCGGCTACCTGTTCTATCCGTTCTTCAAGGTCTTCGGCGTCAGCCAGGCCCTTCTGGGCGGCAAGGCCGCGGCGGTCTGCCTGCCTGAAATGTTCCTGCCCGCCATGCTGATTGCCGGCGAGGGTACGGCTCTGCTCAAGTTCGTCATTGCTGTGGTGAGCATTTCCGAGATCCTGTTCTTCTCCGCGTCGATTCCCTGCGTCATGGGGACGGACATTCCTCTGTCGCTTCGGGATATTCTGGTCATTTGGTTCGAGCGGGTGGTGCTGTCGGTCGTCATCACGATCCCGATTGCCATGCTGCTGGGCTTCTCCGACGTGGTCGCCGCGGCGTCATAG